Proteins encoded together in one Rhizobium bangladeshense window:
- a CDS encoding HlyU family transcriptional regulator, translating to MASFISNLFSMFSGGSKPASQAAGPSGEPQLYGDCTIYAEPRKEGSQYRLAGRIEKKVGDEVLVRNFIRADLFSSSDDAIECTVRKAQQIIDQHGPSLFGDGEKTRQV from the coding sequence ATGGCTTCATTCATTTCAAATCTCTTTTCAATGTTCTCCGGCGGGTCCAAACCGGCTTCGCAGGCGGCGGGGCCTTCTGGCGAGCCGCAGCTCTACGGCGATTGCACGATCTATGCGGAGCCGCGTAAGGAAGGCAGCCAATATCGCCTGGCCGGCCGCATCGAAAAGAAGGTGGGCGACGAGGTGCTTGTGCGCAATTTCATCCGCGCAGATCTCTTCTCATCCTCCGACGATGCGATTGAGTGCACCGTGCGCAAGGCCCAGCAGATCATCGATCAGCATGGGCCGTCGCTCTTCGGTGACGGCGAGAAGACCCGTCAGGTCTGA